In Tenrec ecaudatus isolate mTenEca1 chromosome 4, mTenEca1.hap1, whole genome shotgun sequence, a single window of DNA contains:
- the BET1L gene encoding BET1-like protein — translation MADWTRAQSPGAVDELLDVENKRLADHLASKVTRLKSLALDIDRDAEDQNRYLDSVDSDFSSVTGLLTGSVKRFSTMARSGRDNRRLLCGVALALLVAFFILSYLLSRART, via the exons ATGGCGGATTGGACTCGAG CTCAGAGCCCTGGGGCCGTGGACGAGCTTCTGGACGTGGAAAACAAGCGGCTGGCAGACCACCTGGCCTCCAAAGTCACTCGCCTCAAGTCG TTGGCCCTGGACATCGACAGGGATGCAGAGGACCAGAACCGCTACCTGGACAGCGTG GACTCCGATTTCTCGAGTGTGACGGGCCTGCTCACTGGCAGTGTGAAGCGCTTCTCGACGATGGCACGGTCTGGGCGTGACAACCGGAGGCTTCTGTGTGGTGTGGCCCTGGCCTTGCTCGTGGCCTTCTTCATCCTCTCCTACCTACTGTCGAGGGCGAGGACGTGA